AGGCCGCCGAGCTCATCGCCCTGAGCCGCCAGCCAGTCATCTATGCCGGCGGCGGCGTGGTCTCCTCGGACAGCGCGGCGGCGCTGACCAGGCTGGCGGACGAGTTTCACCTGCCCGTGACCACGACCCTCATGGGCCTGGGGGCCTATCCCGGCGACCGCCAGAACTGGCTCGGCATGCTCGGCATGCACGGCACCTACACGGCCAACATGGCCATCCACAGCTGCGACGTGCTCGTGTCCGTGGGCGCGCGCTTCGACGACCGCGTAACGGGCCGCGTCAACTCCTTCGCCTCGCGGGCCAAGATCATCCACATCGACATCGACCCCACTTCCATCAGCAAGAACGTGGTCGTGGACGTGCCCATAGTGGCCGACTGCAAGCAGGGGCTCGAAGGACTGCTCGAAGAGGTGGCCCGCATCAAAGATGTGGACTGGAAGGACAAGCACGCCGACTGGAATGCCTCCCTGGCCGAGATGAAGACCAAGCACCCCTTAGGTTACGCCAAGAACGGCGGGGCCATCAAGCCGCAGTGGGTGGTGGAGAAGATTTACGAGCTGTCCAAGGGCGAGGCAATCATCTCCACGGAGGTGGGGCAGAACCAGATGTGGGCTGCGCAGTTCTACACCTACAAGAAGCCCCGCACGCTCCTGACTTCCGGAGGTCTGGGGACCATGGGGTACGGTTTCCCGGCGGCCATCGGCGCGCAGTTCGCCTTCCCGGACAGGCTGGTCGTCGACATCGCCGGCGACGGGTCCATCCAGATGAACATCCAGGAACTGGCCACGGCCGTGAGCTACAACGTGCCCGTCAAGATCGTCATCCTCAACAACGGCTACCTGGGCATGGTCCGGCAGTGGCAGGAGCTCTTCTATCAGAAGAACTACTGTTCCACCTGCCTGCACGCCAACCCCGACTTCGTGGCCCTGGCCAAGGCTTACGGCGCAGCGGGGTATCTCGTCGACAAGCCCGAGGATCTGGAGGCGACCCTGGAGGCGGCCTTCGCCTATCCGGGACCGGTCATCGTCGACGTGCGCGTGGAGCCCGAGGAGAACGTCGCGCCCATGGTCCCGGCCGGCGCGGCCCTGTCCGAAATGCTGCTGGTTTAGGAGGCCGCCATGAGACATGTCCTTTCCATTCTCGTCGAGAACGAACCCGGAGTCCTGTCCCGCGTGGTCGGCCTGTTCAGCGGCCGCGGATTCAACATCGAGTCCCTGAACGTCGGCCCGACCCTGGACAACGGGATCTCCCACATCACCATCTGCACCAGCGGCGAAGAGCAGATCATCGAACAGATCATCAAGCAGCTGCACAAGCTCATCACGGTCATCAAGGTCGTGGACCTGACCCACCTGCAGGCCGTGGAGCGCGAGATCGTGCTGATGAAGGTCGGCGCCGAGGATGCCAAGCGGGCCGAGGTGCTCAGGATCGCGGATATTTTCAGATGCAAGGTCGTCGACGTCAGCCCGGACGAGCTGACGCTCGAAATCACCGGGGATCAGGGCAAGATCAAGGCCGTCGTGGCTCTGCTGCAGCGGTTCGGCGTGAAGGAGTTCATCCGCGCCGGCACCGTGGCCATGCGGCGCAGCATGCAGCTCGCCGACTGATCCATTTGGCAATGGGGCCCGACAGCGGGCATCACGAACCACGAGAGAAGGAGAAACCATGAAAGTTTACTACGACAAGGACGCCGATCTGAATATACTCAAGGACAAGGTCGTGGCCATCATCGGCTACGGCAGCCAGGGTCACGCCCATGCCCAGAACCTGCGCGACTCCGGCGTGCAGGTCATCATCGGCCAGCGTCCCGGCGGCCCCAACTGGCACCTGGCCCGCGAGCACGGCTTCGAGCCCGTCAGTGCGGCCGAGGCGGCCAAGAAGGCCGACATGATCCAGATCCTGGTCCAGGACCAGTACCAGCCCAAGGTCTTCCAGGAAGAGATCCTGCCCAACCTGACCGCCGGCAAGACCCTGGTCTTCGGCCACGGCTTCAACATCCACTACAACCAGATCGTCCCGCCCAAGGACGTCGATGTGGTCATGATCGCCCCCAAGGGACCCGGACACCTCGTGCGCCGCGAGTTCGAGAAGGGCGGCGGGGTGCCCTGCCTGGTGGCCGTGCACCAGGACGCCACGGGCCAGGCCCTGGCCAAGGCCCTGGCCTATGCGGCCGGCGTCGGCGGGACCCGTTCCGGCGTCCTTGAGACCACCTTCCGCGAAGAGACCGAGACGGACCTCTTCGGCGAGCAGGCCGTGCTGTGCGGCGGCGTGAGCGAGCTCATCCGCGCCGGTTTCGAGACCCTGGTCAAGGCCGGATACCAGCCCGAGATCGCCTTCTTCGAGTGCATGCACGAACTCAAGCTCATCGTGGACCTGCTCTACGAGGGCGGCTTCAAGAAGATGCACCACTCCATCAGCGACACCGCCGAGTACGGCGACTACGTGACCGGCCCGCGCGTCATCAACGACGAGTCCCGCAAGGCCATGCAGAAGGTCCTCGAAGAGATCCAGGACGGCACCTTCGCCCGCAACTGGATCCTGGAGAACAAGGCCGACCTGCCGTTCTTCCTGGCCCGCCGGCGTCAGAGCCACGAGCATCAGGTGGAGCAGGTCGGCGACAGCCTGCGCGGCATGATGGCCTGGCTGAAGAAATAACACCGCTTCCGGGCGGCCTTCTCCCGGGCCGCCCGGCAGCCGACCAACGGGTGAGCGAGACGCATGTCAACCCCTTTGACAGAGGAACAACTCCTGTCCAAGGCCTGGGGCCTCTTTGCCAAGGACGACTACGCGGGTGTGCTGAACATCTGCCGTAGCGGCTATGCCCAGGGCCTGCGGACCTACGACTTGGTCAGGCTCATGCTCGACAGCCTGAACAAGCTCGGCAAGGTCCAGGAGCAGGCCGAGGTCACCCTCAAGGTGCTGGGGGAGAACCAATACCCGCCCAAGGTCGCTGCCAAGCTCTACTTCCGCGCCGGCCTCATCTACCAGCATCAGGAAGACGTCGCCGAGGCGCGCCGCATCTTCGAGAAGGTCCGCATCCTCGATCCCGACTTCCCGGGCATCGAGCAGCGCATCAAGGCCCTCACGCCGCGGCCCGTGGCGTCGAGCAGCAGCCGCTATTCCTTCCTGCTCGACAAGGGCGTCATCACCGCCGAGCAGCTCTCCAAGGTTCTTTCCGTCGACAGCAAGGACCCTGACGGCGTCCTGCTCAAGGAATACAAGATCGCCAAGAAGGACCTGGGCGAGAGCCTGGCCCGCTTCTACGGCACGGAGTTCGTGCCGTTCTCCGCGTCCAAGGAGCCGCCCTTCGAGCTGTTCGAGAAGCGCCGGCTGGACCCCGATTTTCTCAAGCGCTACGGCTGGATTCCGTTTTCCCAGGAAGGCAACACCATCACGGTGCTCATGACCAACCCCTTCGACCTGGGGCGCCTGGACGAGATCCGCTTCATCTACGGCACGTCGAACGTGCAGGCCAAGGTCACCCTGGCCTCGGACATCGAGCAGTACATCGAGCATTTCTACAAGCAGTTCGGGGCCGGCGAGGACCTGGCCGCGGCCTTTGACGAGGACGTCGAAGCCGGCGACGTGGTGTCTGCCGCCGATGAAGGCGACGCGGAACTGAGCGACACGGACAGCGAGGTCGTGCGCATGGTCAACGCCCTGCTGGTCGAGGCCT
This genomic interval from Desulfomicrobium escambiense DSM 10707 contains the following:
- the ilvN gene encoding acetolactate synthase small subunit; its protein translation is MRHVLSILVENEPGVLSRVVGLFSGRGFNIESLNVGPTLDNGISHITICTSGEEQIIEQIIKQLHKLITVIKVVDLTHLQAVEREIVLMKVGAEDAKRAEVLRIADIFRCKVVDVSPDELTLEITGDQGKIKAVVALLQRFGVKEFIRAGTVAMRRSMQLAD
- the ilvB gene encoding biosynthetic-type acetolactate synthase large subunit, producing the protein MVLTGAQILMECLKREGVDLIFGFPGGAVIDIYDELPKHPIRHILVRHEQAAVHAADGYARASGKVGVCLVTSGPGATNTVTGIATAYMDSIPLVVITGQVPTHLIGNDAFQEADIVGITRPCTKHNYLVKNVADLATTIKQAFYIARTGRPGPVLIDLPKNVVNAVTEFSYPESISIRSYNPNVNPNRKQLRKAAELIALSRQPVIYAGGGVVSSDSAAALTRLADEFHLPVTTTLMGLGAYPGDRQNWLGMLGMHGTYTANMAIHSCDVLVSVGARFDDRVTGRVNSFASRAKIIHIDIDPTSISKNVVVDVPIVADCKQGLEGLLEEVARIKDVDWKDKHADWNASLAEMKTKHPLGYAKNGGAIKPQWVVEKIYELSKGEAIISTEVGQNQMWAAQFYTYKKPRTLLTSGGLGTMGYGFPAAIGAQFAFPDRLVVDIAGDGSIQMNIQELATAVSYNVPVKIVILNNGYLGMVRQWQELFYQKNYCSTCLHANPDFVALAKAYGAAGYLVDKPEDLEATLEAAFAYPGPVIVDVRVEPEENVAPMVPAGAALSEMLLV